A single Cryptomeria japonica unplaced genomic scaffold, Sugi_1.0 HiC_scaffold_59, whole genome shotgun sequence DNA region contains:
- the LOC131030672 gene encoding laccase-4-like, whose product MTETSPHGPFKSESAKRKYCTILAMQTFYGRLVLPLLALWFTIQFVSAKHAVITRRYNFTIQMTNVTRLCTTKALLTVNGQYPGPPVVAREGDRVVIKVTNNVKNNISIHWHGIRQLRSGWADGPAYVTQCPIQTGQSYVYKFIVKRQRGTLWWHAHISWLRASIHGPIIIYPKKNASYPFPRPHQEVPIVFGEWWNADTETVINQAMQSGAQANVSDAYTINGLPGLMYNCSTNDTFRLKVNPGKTYLLRIVNAALNSDLFFAIANHTLTVVEADAVYVKPFQTNVILITPGQTTNVLLTAMSQPPNATFLMLAGPFATGTAAFDNSTSAGILEYVTSNATAVNSSSSSLPMMKPTLPAPNDTSFAANFSQKMRSLGNPKFPAAAVPQKMDKQFLFTVGLGLNPCPQGQTCQGPNGTKFAASINNISFILPTTALLQAYYFNQSNGVYNTTFPDNPPFPFNYTGTPPNNTQTLNDTRVEVLPFNTSVQLVLQDTSIATFESHPLHLHGFNFFIVGQGMGNYNASTDPSNFNLVDPPERNTVGVPSGGWVALRFLADNPGVWFMHCHLELHTSWGLKMAWVVLNGNGGRSQSLLPPPKDLPPC is encoded by the exons AGGAAGTATTGTACGATTCTAGCAATGCAGACATTTTATGGCCGCCTCGTGCTGCCACTTTTGGCATTGTGGTTCACTATTCAATTTGTTTCAGCGAAACATGCTGTGATCACACGGCGCTACAATTTCACT ATCCAAATGACGAATGTGACTCGTCTTTGCACCACGAAAGCTCTCTTGACTGTCAACGGGCAATATCCGGGGCCTCCAGTAGTTGCTCGAGAAGGAGATCGCGTGGTTATCAAAGTAACAAATAATGTTAAAAACAATATTAGCATACATTG GCATGGAATTCGGCAGCTTAGATCTGGATGGGCGGATGGTCCTGCTTATGTCACTCAGTGTCCAATTCAAACCGGGCAAAGTTATGTGTACAAGTTTATTGTCAAAAGGCAGAGAGGAACACTGTGGTGGCATGCCCACATCTCATGGTTGCGAGCAAGCATACATGGGCCCATTATCATCTATCCCAAGAAGAATGCTTCTTACCCATTCCCTCGCCCACACCAGGAAGTGCCTATTGTTTTCG GGGAGTGGTGGAATGCAGACACTGAGACTGTTATCAATCAAGCAATGCAAAGTGGTGCGCAAGCTAATGTGTCAGATGCATATACCATCAACGGGCTCCCTGGACTTATGTATAACTGCTCTACCAACG ATACATTCAGGCTCAAAGTGAACCCTGGGAAAACTTACCTACTGCGTATAGTTAATGCTGCACTCAATAGTGACCTGTTTTTCGCAATAGCCAACCACACATTGACTGTGGTAGAAGCGGATGCTGTGTATGTCAAGCCTTTTCAAACCAATGTTATTCTCATCACTCCCGGTCAGACTACCAACGTCCTCTTGACAGCTATGTCTCAGCCACCCAATGCCACATTCCTCATGTTAGCAGGCCCATTCGCTACGGGAACAGCAGCTTTTGATAACTCAACCAGTGCTGGAATTTTAGAGTATGTAACTTCCAATGCGACAGCAGTTAATTCATCCTCATCCTCTCTTCCTATGATGAAACCGACGCTTCCAGCCCCCAACGATACCTCCTTTGCCGCCAATTTTAGCCAAAAGATGAGAAGCTTGGGCAATCCGAAATTTCCTGCAGCAGCTGTCCCTCAGAAGATGGATAAACAGTTCCTATTCACAGTCGGGTTGGGGCTAAATCCGTGTCCCCAAGGACAGACATGTCAAGGCCCCAACGGTACCAAATTTGCAGCCTCCATTAACAACATATCCTTCATTCTTCCCACCACCGCTCTTCTTCAAGCATACTACTTTAATCAGTCCAATGGAGTTTACAATACCACTTTCCCTGACAATCCGCCATTTCCTTTCAACTACACCGGCACGCCGCCTAACAACACACAGACCCTCAACGACACCAGAGTCGAAGTGCTTCCCTTTAACACTAGCGTACAGCTAGTTCTGCAGGACACCAGCATTGCGACCTTCGAGAGCCATCCTCTGCATCTGCACGGCTTCAACTTCTTCATAGTGGGTCAGGGTATGGGAAACTACAATGCAAGCACTGACCCATCTAACTTTAATCTGGTGGATCCTCCGGAGAGAAACACAGTTGGAGTTCCCAGTGGAGGTTGGGTGGCTCTCAGATTCCTAGCTGATAATCCAG GAGTGTGGTTCATGCATTGTCATCTCGAGCTGCATACCAGCTGGGGATTGAAGATGGCGTGGGTTGTTTTAAATGGAAATGGTGGCAGATCTCAATCTCTTCTTCCTCCTCCCAAAGATCTTCCCCCCTGTTGA